One window of the Streptomyces sp. ITFR-21 genome contains the following:
- the secF gene encoding protein translocase subunit SecF, with product MSKLGNLGHRLHRGEISYDFVGKRRIWYGVSILITITAIIGLAVNGLKEGIEFSGGADFTTHKTSLSVSDVQNKIAGDTGGNDPTVQKLGNGSIRIQVGGVSTDQSKTIQAAIAKDLGMPTAQIDAEIVGPSWGQEISKKALEGLIIFLVLVVIYLAIAFEWRMAVAALVALLHDLTITTGVYALVGFEVTPGTVIGLLTILGYSLYDTVVVFDGLKEASKDITKQNRFTYSDIANRSLNGTLVRSINTTVVALLPVAALLFIGGGILGAGTLNDIALALFVGLTAGAYSSIFIATPIVADFKERDPQIKALRKRVLAKRAADATKARLAAENGEPVPAEDGEDERGAADDGLADDEQGTPAAAGVVGPRGQGTAAGGSRPARTQPANRNNRGGRGRPSGKRR from the coding sequence ATGTCCAAGCTCGGCAATCTCGGTCACCGGCTGCACCGGGGCGAGATCAGTTACGACTTCGTCGGCAAGCGCCGGATCTGGTACGGGGTCTCGATCCTGATCACGATCACCGCGATCATCGGGCTCGCCGTCAACGGGCTGAAGGAGGGCATCGAGTTCTCCGGCGGTGCCGACTTCACCACCCACAAGACGTCGCTGTCCGTCTCGGACGTCCAGAACAAGATCGCCGGGGACACCGGCGGCAACGACCCCACCGTGCAGAAGCTCGGCAACGGCAGCATCCGCATCCAGGTCGGCGGGGTGTCCACCGACCAGTCCAAGACGATCCAGGCGGCGATCGCCAAGGACCTGGGCATGCCCACGGCCCAGATCGACGCCGAGATCGTCGGCCCCAGCTGGGGTCAGGAGATCTCCAAGAAGGCCCTGGAAGGTCTGATCATCTTCCTGGTGCTGGTGGTCATCTACCTGGCCATCGCCTTCGAGTGGCGGATGGCCGTGGCCGCGCTGGTCGCGCTGCTGCACGACCTCACCATCACCACCGGCGTGTACGCCCTGGTCGGCTTCGAGGTCACCCCGGGTACGGTCATCGGTCTGCTGACGATCCTCGGTTACTCCCTCTACGACACCGTCGTCGTCTTCGACGGTCTGAAGGAAGCCAGCAAGGACATCACCAAGCAGAACCGCTTCACGTACAGCGACATCGCCAACCGCAGCCTCAACGGCACCCTGGTGCGGTCCATCAACACCACGGTGGTGGCGCTGCTGCCGGTGGCCGCGCTGCTGTTCATCGGCGGCGGCATCCTCGGCGCCGGCACGCTCAACGACATCGCGCTCGCGCTGTTCGTCGGCCTCACCGCCGGCGCGTACTCCTCGATCTTCATCGCGACCCCGATCGTCGCGGACTTCAAGGAGCGCGACCCGCAGATCAAGGCGCTGCGCAAGCGGGTGCTGGCCAAGAGGGCGGCCGACGCGACCAAGGCCCGGCTGGCCGCCGAGAACGGCGAGCCGGTACCCGCCGAGGACGGCGAGGACGAGCGGGGTGCGGCGGACGACGGGCTCGCCGACGACGAGCAGGGCACCCCGGCGGCGGCCGGCGTGGTCGGCCCGCGCGGCCAGGGCACGGCGGCCGGCGGCAGCCGGCCGGCCCGCACCCAGCCGGCCAACCGCAACAACCGGGGCGGCCGCGGCCGCCCGTCGGGCAAGCGCCGCTGA